A genomic window from Planococcus rifietoensis includes:
- a CDS encoding ABC transporter permease has product MQRRLANFNIWTVGAVVIILMLFLPNLTIVTGFFTPSNDNWEHMKEFVLRQFVINSLILTLATAFFTILIGLSLAWLIAQYDFPFRRFLKWALILPLSIPPFIGAYTYHGILNFTGAIQTTLREGFGMELDPAYFDIMNLPGAIFIYTMFLYPYVYTITQVYLSEQSASLIESTRLLGKGPWRTFFQVVLPISRISIIAGASLVVLEVLNDYGVVKYYGIQTFTTAIFQSWFGLGDLDTSIKLAASLMGFVIIILLIEKLLRGRRQYSYFSTKVRPLQLIPLSGWKGFAAAGYGMLILSLGFFIPVIQLVDWTVLTFGTIPMEEFMRYVQNSVFVAGLSATLIVILALIVGNFARMVQGKYTKLLPKLTVLGYSIPGAVIAVAVVTAFVALDGYLAPLYLAIGLETTLVLSVSIVLLLAAYIIRFFAIGYNSIETGYDKIGTNFRDASRLLGAGPTKTFFKVDVPMMKGAIISGFILVFIDVLKEIPLTLILRPFNFDTLSTKAFQYASDEKIMEASQASLLIVGISALAIVIFYKILEKEMD; this is encoded by the coding sequence TTGCAACGCAGATTGGCCAATTTCAATATCTGGACTGTAGGGGCAGTCGTCATCATCCTGATGCTGTTCCTGCCGAACTTGACCATTGTCACCGGGTTTTTCACGCCCTCGAATGACAATTGGGAACATATGAAAGAGTTCGTATTGCGGCAGTTTGTCATCAATTCACTGATTCTGACGCTCGCGACAGCGTTCTTCACGATTCTCATCGGGCTGAGCCTCGCTTGGCTGATCGCGCAATACGATTTTCCATTCCGGCGCTTTTTGAAGTGGGCGTTGATCCTCCCTCTTTCCATCCCGCCGTTTATCGGTGCTTACACGTACCACGGCATCTTGAATTTCACCGGCGCCATCCAGACGACGCTGCGCGAGGGATTCGGAATGGAATTGGACCCGGCATATTTCGATATCATGAACTTGCCCGGTGCGATTTTCATTTACACGATGTTTTTGTACCCTTATGTTTACACGATTACGCAAGTTTACTTGTCCGAACAATCGGCGTCATTGATCGAAAGCACGCGTTTGCTCGGCAAAGGCCCTTGGCGCACGTTTTTCCAAGTGGTGCTGCCGATTTCACGGATTTCCATCATCGCCGGCGCAAGTCTCGTTGTATTGGAAGTTCTGAATGATTACGGCGTCGTGAAATATTACGGCATCCAAACCTTTACGACCGCCATCTTCCAAAGCTGGTTCGGCCTTGGGGATTTGGATACGTCGATCAAACTGGCCGCTTCACTCATGGGCTTTGTCATCATCATCCTGCTCATCGAGAAATTGCTTCGCGGCAGGCGGCAATACAGCTATTTCTCAACGAAAGTCCGCCCGCTCCAGCTCATTCCGCTGAGCGGATGGAAAGGCTTTGCGGCGGCAGGCTACGGCATGCTCATCTTGAGCCTTGGATTCTTCATCCCTGTCATTCAACTGGTTGACTGGACGGTGTTGACCTTCGGGACAATCCCGATGGAAGAGTTCATGCGCTATGTGCAAAACTCGGTGTTTGTCGCCGGGCTCAGCGCCACCTTAATCGTCATCCTTGCGCTCATCGTCGGGAATTTCGCCCGCATGGTCCAAGGCAAATACACGAAGCTCTTGCCAAAACTGACGGTTCTCGGCTATTCGATTCCTGGGGCGGTTATCGCGGTTGCCGTCGTCACGGCTTTTGTCGCACTCGACGGCTACCTCGCTCCCCTTTATCTGGCGATCGGCCTTGAGACGACGCTGGTGCTGAGCGTCAGCATTGTTCTGCTGCTTGCAGCTTACATCATTCGGTTCTTCGCCATCGGCTACAATTCGATCGAGACAGGCTACGATAAGATCGGCACGAACTTCCGGGATGCTTCAAGACTGCTCGGCGCTGGCCCGACGAAGACCTTTTTCAAAGTCGATGTACCGATGATGAAAGGCGCGATTATCAGTGGATTTATCCTGGTCTTCATCGATGTACTCAAGGAGATTCCCTTGACATTGATCCTCAGACCGTTTAATTTTGATACATTGTCAACAAAAGCTTTCCAGTACGCAAGTGATGAAAAAATCATGGAGGCTTCACAAGCTTCCCTTTTGATTGTCGGTATTAGCGCCTTGGCCATTGTGATTTTCTATAAGATACTCGAGAAGGAGATGGATTGA
- a CDS encoding ABC transporter ATP-binding protein, whose product MFVAIEDVSFSYPNTQAPALDRFTLDIKKGEVISILGRSGSGKSTILRLLAGLERPKNGRLVIQDETLFDDKTFLQPEKRGIGMVFQDYALFPHMTVAANIMFGLSGMKKADKKRRMHEMLELVELEEYEKRYPHQLSGGQQQRVAIARAIAPNPHLILLDEPFSNLDAELQGKIRKDLREILKKANITSIFVTHDEKDAHILADRIVKLKDGKMDFVGRPCDMLDTFRQEAIAESEEVLKSQPVVNV is encoded by the coding sequence ATGTTTGTCGCCATTGAAGATGTGAGTTTTTCCTATCCGAATACACAGGCCCCTGCACTTGATCGGTTCACGCTGGACATTAAAAAAGGTGAGGTCATTTCGATCCTCGGGCGCAGCGGCAGCGGAAAAAGCACGATTTTGCGCTTGCTCGCCGGGCTTGAGCGGCCGAAAAATGGACGCCTGGTCATCCAGGACGAAACCTTGTTCGACGACAAGACATTTTTGCAGCCGGAAAAGCGCGGCATCGGCATGGTCTTCCAGGACTACGCCTTGTTCCCGCATATGACGGTTGCCGCGAATATCATGTTCGGCTTGTCAGGCATGAAAAAAGCCGACAAGAAGAGACGCATGCATGAAATGCTTGAACTCGTCGAATTGGAAGAATACGAAAAGCGCTATCCGCATCAATTGAGCGGCGGCCAGCAGCAGCGTGTGGCAATTGCCCGCGCGATTGCGCCGAACCCTCATTTGATCCTGCTGGATGAACCGTTCAGTAATTTGGACGCCGAGCTGCAAGGGAAAATTCGCAAAGATCTTCGAGAGATTTTGAAAAAGGCGAACATCACCTCCATCTTCGTAACACACGATGAAAAAGACGCGCATATCCTCGCTGACCGCATCGTGAAATTGAAAGACGGAAAAATGGATTTCGTCGGGCGCCCGTGCGATATGCTCGATACGTTCCGCCAAGAAGCCATTGCCGAATCCGAAGAAGTATTGAAATCCCAGCCCGTCGTCAATGTGTAA
- the pabB gene encoding aminodeoxychorismate synthase component I has protein sequence MMAPYLQFDFAKDDGTPETVAFSEPHAVLEAKSLKEVAAVFEQVDRYTSQGYYAAGYVSYEASPAFHPEMAVRDGAEMPLVWFGIYSEAQSPKPSGDGNYEVSAWTLEGSVAEYKNGIQKIRQAIEEGDTYQVNYTERLTAGFKGDAKAFYRQLARNQQADYSAYLDIGRHQILSASPELFFRIDGSRIRTKPMKGTAPRGRTSWEDEAILDVLLDSEKERAENLMIVDLLRNDMSRLAKQGTVQVPKLFQAEKYPTVHQLTSTVEAELPEGLSVFDWFQALFPCGSITGAPKVSTMRYIAELEQTPREVYCGAIGYITPEKNAIFNVPIRTVVIDQDKSAARYGVGGGITWDSTSEGEYEELLTKARVLTDQRPEFALLESLKLEDGNYPLVALHLTRLKKSAAYFRFALDEEAVAKQLESLASNHATGLFKVRLTLERSGKMELAAQPATPLEQPIRCALAKSPVDSRNAFLYHKTTNRSIYEQHQQHAPDAFSVLLWNDREELTEFTIGNLVAEKDGRFYTPPVSSGLLGGTYRKQLLEEGRIETKVLKKDELDTFDAIWFINSVRGWMKVELDNYPV, from the coding sequence ATGATGGCCCCTTATCTGCAGTTTGATTTTGCGAAAGACGACGGAACGCCGGAGACGGTCGCTTTTTCCGAACCGCACGCGGTGCTTGAAGCGAAGTCGCTTAAGGAAGTAGCGGCCGTTTTTGAACAAGTCGACCGTTACACATCGCAAGGCTATTACGCGGCGGGTTATGTATCCTACGAAGCATCGCCTGCTTTTCATCCGGAAATGGCCGTTCGCGACGGTGCTGAAATGCCGCTAGTCTGGTTCGGCATCTATAGCGAAGCACAATCGCCAAAACCTTCAGGCGATGGAAATTATGAAGTGTCGGCATGGACCCTTGAAGGCTCCGTGGCTGAGTACAAAAACGGCATCCAGAAAATCCGCCAAGCCATCGAAGAAGGCGACACGTATCAAGTGAATTACACCGAACGCCTCACCGCGGGGTTTAAAGGCGACGCAAAAGCATTTTACCGGCAGCTTGCGCGCAATCAGCAAGCGGATTACAGTGCGTACTTAGACATCGGCCGCCATCAGATTTTGTCGGCATCGCCGGAATTGTTTTTTCGCATCGACGGATCACGCATCCGCACGAAACCGATGAAAGGCACTGCTCCGCGTGGCAGGACGAGCTGGGAAGATGAGGCTATTTTGGATGTGCTGCTCGATTCGGAAAAAGAACGCGCCGAGAACTTGATGATTGTCGACCTGCTGCGAAACGATATGAGCCGCCTTGCCAAACAAGGGACGGTTCAAGTGCCGAAGCTGTTCCAAGCGGAGAAATACCCGACCGTCCATCAGCTCACGTCAACGGTGGAAGCTGAATTGCCGGAAGGGCTTAGCGTATTCGACTGGTTCCAGGCTTTGTTTCCGTGCGGTTCGATCACCGGCGCGCCGAAAGTCAGCACGATGCGCTATATCGCCGAACTTGAACAGACACCGCGGGAAGTTTATTGCGGCGCAATCGGCTATATCACGCCTGAAAAAAACGCCATCTTCAATGTGCCGATCCGCACCGTTGTTATCGATCAGGACAAATCGGCTGCGCGCTATGGCGTAGGCGGGGGCATCACCTGGGATTCCACATCCGAAGGCGAATACGAGGAATTATTGACGAAAGCCCGCGTGCTGACCGACCAGCGCCCCGAATTCGCCTTGCTCGAATCGCTTAAGCTAGAAGACGGCAATTATCCGCTTGTCGCGCTTCACCTCACGCGGCTGAAAAAAAGCGCGGCATACTTCCGTTTTGCATTGGACGAAGAGGCTGTGGCGAAACAATTGGAATCACTTGCTTCAAACCATGCGACAGGCCTTTTCAAAGTCCGCCTGACGCTTGAGCGCAGCGGCAAGATGGAGTTGGCCGCACAGCCGGCAACCCCGCTCGAGCAGCCGATCCGCTGCGCACTCGCCAAATCGCCAGTCGACAGCCGGAATGCCTTTCTCTATCACAAAACCACCAACCGCAGCATCTATGAACAGCATCAACAGCATGCGCCTGACGCTTTTTCTGTACTGTTATGGAATGACCGCGAGGAATTGACCGAGTTCACCATCGGCAACCTGGTCGCAGAAAAAGACGGCCGTTTCTACACGCCGCCTGTCTCAAGCGGCCTGCTCGGCGGCACCTACCGCAAACAGCTCCTTGAAGAAGGGCGCATCGAAACGAAAGTGCTGAAAAAAGATGAGCTCGACACATTCGACGCCATCTGGTTCATCAATAGCGTTCGTGGATGGATGAAAGTGGAACTTGATAATTATCCTGTGTGA